In the genome of Microtus pennsylvanicus isolate mMicPen1 chromosome X, mMicPen1.hap1, whole genome shotgun sequence, the window gctgaaaaaaaggtactgagccacatggctaacatagatcagaaaaatggattaatcaagatgtgagagttagccagtgagaggctagagataatgggccaatcagctttataatttatggagacctatgtgtgattttatttgtggctaaacagttgtggggaacctggcaggacagaaaacccaaacaaacaagcaagcgcacttgtctctgtcatttattcgGAAACTCTGTCATTAGTTCTGGGAATTTATACAGAGTTAGCTTTTTCCTTCTAGTAAGATGCCGAACAGAAAGCTGAAATACAATGACTAACCCCgggcttttctttctccccttgtCTCCTTTCGTTACAGTCTGGCTGCTTCTGGCTGAACATATTCGGCCCCACTACCTTCTCATTATCATTAAATCCACCACCTGCCCCTTCCTATTGAGACCCCGGGACTATTGTGGCCTCCAGCTCAAACTAGCCCCTCATGGATCCCCTCCCGAAATGGGAATCAGCATTAACTTCCGCATCTTCTCAAGTGACCATTGTGCAGTCCTCCCAGAATGGCTCTGCACCTGCTCATCTCATAGCCTTAGAACAGCTGAGGATAGGCCTCCGCAGCCTGGCCCCCACCCCTGGCTCCGGCACCCCCACATCCTTGGCAGAGGGGATGCTCCAGCAGCAGTATGTGGAGCCAAAGAGCTTACTGGAGAATCGCTGGGGAAGGCTGGGTTTCCCTCAGAAAAAAGCCTTCCTGGGCAAGCTGAGGCGCAGGCACCGAGATCATAGGTCACCTTACCCAGTGGATAGGGACAGCAGAATCTTCCGCTCAGGCAACAAAACTCAGAATTGGTTCCGATGTGAATGCCTCTACTGCCAGACCCGTGGGCAAAGTATTTCCGGGGAAAGGGATGGGAGCACCAATCCTTCCTCCTGGGATACTCTAGTGCAGGGACTAGGTGGCCTTACCCTCAACCTGGGAGCTGACAGGCCGGGTCTCCTGCCAGAGGGGgcgcagcagcagcaacagcactttcagcagcagcagcagcagcagcagcagcagcagcagcaccttcAGATGCAGCAACAGCACCTTCAGCAGCATCAGCAGCCCCCACTGCTGGCCCATCAGGAGCCAGAGGGGAGGTGCCAGCAGGAAAGCAAGGGCAGGTTCCAGAGGCTGTTCAACGAGTGGTTTGAAGAAAACTGAGGTCTTCGTGGGATCCAGAGACCTGAAAGGATTCACACAGAGCTTCACTGCCAGCTTTGCGCTTAGGCTCCTTTGTAGGACAGACAACTCAGCTGTCCATTGAGGGGAGTCCCAACACCTGCACGTTCTGACCAACATCTTCCAGGCATGAGATCTGACCCATTCCCAGGAAAGACCTCAGCTTTCCGGCGTCTTATCTGTGGAGTACTGTGCCGCGTCCTAGTGCAAAGGAGACTAGAGACCCCTGGTCCtcacctcctctcctctgctcccgTGATGCATGCTGACGCTCCCTGCCTggatctctgcctttcctccctaCTTCCTTATTAGTAGAGTGAGGGTGTCTATGGCCTTGTGAATGACCACATGCTTCTGTGCCATTCGATCCAGGGGGAAGAATCTGCAGCTGTAGAGTGTGAGGGGACTATGGGATCGGACCATGGTGGCTCACCATTTGACCTTCTGTATAAAGAAGATATGACTGTGACAGTTAGCTGTACGTTCATGGGGAGCTGTTTCTTAACAGTTGAGGACTATTCTCCCACAATGGAATTTCTGATGGAGTACCTCATTGTCAATACCAAATAATAACCATGCTTATGAAAGGACAGTGACTTAGAACTCAGGTTGCTGGTATTTTGTTTATTGTCAGAGCTGGAAAATCCCTGACTGGTAGGCAAAATACAACAGGAGGATCTCAGCCCAATGGAGATTCGGAAAGCAGGGTGGAGTGGACTGGCATGGGACTGGAGCGGGACGGtgtagtggtttaaatgagaCGGACCCCCATTGGCTCATATGGTCATATTCTGGGTTCCTGACTGGAATATTTGGGGAGGATTAGGGGATGTGACCCTGTTGGGGAGGCGTGTCACTGGGAGTGagttttgaggtttccaaagctcaGTCCATTCGCAGTtagccctctctctgcctcttgtttgTGTATCTGAGGGAAGATCTCACCACTgtcccagcaccatgcctacctgcatgctgccttgctccctgccatgatggtaagGGAATCAAACGCTGTGCAGATATGAGCCTAAAATTAAATGCTTctttaaaagttgccttggttgaGTGTTTCTTCATGGTAACAGAAAAGCAGCTAAGACAGCACAAGGAAATCCAGTCCAGTTCTCTTTGGAGCACTGCACTCCGTGGTACTAACATCCAAAACGGCCAGGCTGTAAGCTTGGAAGTGGATGCTCTTGTCCCCAGAAGAGAGAGTCCCAAGTGTCATTGGGACCTGGCTGCAGCTCGGGTGGGTTGTCATTGATGTGCTGGCTGAGGGGGGCAGTGGCCGTTccttagaggtgtgtgtgtgtgtgtgtgtgtgtgtgtgtgtgtgtgtgtgtgtgtgtgccaatgaACATGGGCAGCAGCCGTGTGTGCCGCATGAGAAACAGAGCTCCACTGTATTATCTCAGAGTTGTGTCAGTATCTAGACACATTCTTTTCAATTCAAGAGACCGGGATGTTTAAACTGACACTGCCCCATAAGGGATCCTGCGATGCAGCCCCAGTCAGAGACCACTCTACTCCTGGGAGCTGAAAACAAACCGTGCTTTGTGTCAGTGTGCCCTTCAGGAGAGAACCCAGTGTTGCCTTGCTGCaaaaatccacctgtctcctggCAACAGAGGCAGCCTGAGAACATGTGAGATTCTCAGCTCCCGCACTTGCTGATATCTCATCCATGGTACAGAATTTAACCGAGCATTTCAGAATTACCTGCCAACTCCTGAGAAGAGCCAAAATAAACGAGGGCTTTTCTTTGTTGAAGTCACAGGCCTGAATTCAGAATGGTGAATTCAGAATGGTTTAgcacatggcagtgcacactGGCAGTTTCTTTAGTAGGCCTAAGACAATATTCTGTGTATTCTTCTACactccctcttccagcctctctcATAGAGCCATCATTTTAACAAGTGTTTGTTTCTAATGCAGTGTTGCTTCCTTGTTATGGACCTAGGTATGGTCGCACAGAGAGCAGGAGACCGAGCTGGCACACAAGCCTGTGCAGTCTGCTTTCTAGCGGCCCCTCCTTTCCAGTTCCCCTCTGTGATGACGGGAGTGAAGTGCAGAGACCTCTGGACACCTCCTGCTTCAATGGATCACGTCTTTGTATGATGCTCTGTCGAATCCGCACCACTGCTCATGGGCAGGCATAAGTACTCCAGCTTCACAGAGGGTTTTTGTAGGTGCGAAACGGTAGCCAGAGACAATAGCCTTTGTCTGACTCCCGCACAAACCCCTGTGCCCTGTAGAcactctttgtctgtctgtggcCACCCAGGCCCCTTAAGCTACCGTCAGTCATTGAACCTACCGCCAGCCTTTGTTTCCCCTCAGTTTATCCCTCCTCTATTCTTTGCTGAGCTGGCTCCATGGTGAGGGTAGGAGAGGAATTGTGGGGGTTTTCCTTGTCCTGACTTGGTGATCATTTCATCATGGAGGAACAACTGACATTGACTCCCAGTTCATTTCTTACTGTTAGAATAAAATGGCCAGGACTGGGTAAATAATGAGAGCAGAAAGTTCCTTTGTAACTAGATCAGGGTCCATAGAGCCATTCACTAAGGAAATCATCCAGCAGAGACGGGAAGTTACTGTTTTAAGTTCTGCTCCTCTTAGGAGAGCTGAGAAGGGGACAGAACAACTTTCCCAAAACAGCAACAGAACGCCCCACGCTGCCTTACATCTCGTCTCCATCCTAAGTGTTCTGGAGACCAGGGGGATTGATGAGATCGGGCAATCCTTCTGGAGCTCTGTCTCGCCCCTCTGATTAGGCACATTTCTGAGGTTGGTGATGTCTCTGCTCCTCTTGCTAACATCCTCCTCATGATTCCGGCATGCTCTTGGTGTCTGGCTTCAGGCCTGTTTTGAAATAATACAGAGTCTAGTTAGTTCCTGCTGATATCAACGTTGTGGTCCTCCAGGGGCTTCAGGGCTGGGGTGGTGGCAGGATTAGCAAAGAACAAGCAAACCAGTAACCATGCATACGTATTCAGCTACTAAGCAGAAGCATGAAGATTCCTTTCTATAATATGGAGATCAAACTCTTCTATATAATGCAGCACAAATGGATAGGTGTCCCCATCCATCCTCCAGACCCATCCCTTCTCACAGTTCTGTAGTCCAGGAAGAACAACACTGAGGAGCTGTCTTCTCCTGCATCAGTAGGGACTCATTTGCGTGTCCTCCAATGGCTGAGTGCACCAAGGCTCGTGGACGTGAATTGTTTACTCACTGGGCTCAGAGgcaaacacactcacaaaattcgtttagtttgttttcctgtgtttctctttgtgtgtgttgtatccCAGCATTTGGCCAGAGCTTGGCACTGATGTCTTTCTTGtccactctccactttatttgcTGAGTCCTGTTCTCTCACTGAACACAGAACTAGCCAGagatttcctgtctcttcctccagagtgcagggattacaagAGCTCACCAGAGTCACGTGGTTTAACATGGATGCTGAATCTTAACTGTGCTTGTCCcgcttgcctggcaagcactgTACCCATTCAGCCTGCTTAGCATCCTGACCACCCTCTTCACGGTCCTTTTGCTCCACCCACTATAGGAGAGCCCTCCTAACCTAAATACCTCCTTCGGTTAATTCTCCCCTCCAACATTAGTTTGCTGTGTTTCTACAATatgacagttttgttttgttttgtttctttgagaaggCTCATTCTTaaatagctcaggctgtcctgggactccctatgtagactaggcttAGCCTGATGGGATCTCGTCCTGAGACCACTATTACCTTTAGTTCTGCAGCATTGG includes:
- the LOC142841241 gene encoding protein FAM156A/FAM156B-like, whose amino-acid sequence is MDPLPKWESALTSASSQVTIVQSSQNGSAPAHLIALEQLRIGLRSLAPTPGSGTPTSLAEGMLQQQYVEPKSLLENRWGRLGFPQKKAFLGKLRRRHRDHRSPYPVDRDSRIFRSGNKTQNWFRCECLYCQTRGQSISGERDGSTNPSSWDTLVQGLGGLTLNLGADRPGLLPEGAQQQQQHFQQQQQQQQQQQQHLQMQQQHLQQHQQPPLLAHQEPEGRCQQESKGRFQRLFNEWFEEN